In Miscanthus floridulus cultivar M001 chromosome 5, ASM1932011v1, whole genome shotgun sequence, one genomic interval encodes:
- the LOC136451931 gene encoding uncharacterized protein, whose product MERLDSKFHEKYTALKKRKLLDEGLERKREAELKELYDAMKDWVSDLNKDNAELNEKLVEKQDELEKTRQEFLEDIHTRDSEILRLKQLLDEKAEKSNSKATGLLGRTPESILENSTLMSPKRKTPLSHSKVKRVQLSENAPHSSPTEESQELECSIRHMCISGNGTNEIRGAHMLCSLLQSVVRMKISVNDETEIFSISVSHEASGYSFTLTWLEKSDEWSYKLSSLGTLERISADWMRQDIRFSMNMCRMFFEQISSIISKG is encoded by the exons ATGGAGCGGCTCGACTCTAAGTTCCACGAGAAGTACACTGCTCTCAAG AAGAGGAAGCTGCTGGACGAGGGGCTGGAGCGGAAGCGGGAGGCGGAGCTCAAAGAGCTTTACGATG CCATGAAAGATTGGGTCAGCGATCTCAACAAAGACAATGCGGAGCTCAACGAGAAGCT GGTGGAAAAGCAGGATGAGCTCGAGAAGACCCGTCAGGAATTCCTTGAAGATATTCATA CAAGGGACAGTGAAATTCTGAGGCTGAAGCAGCTCTTAGATGAGAAGGCTGAAAAGAGCAATTCTAAAGCTACTGGTCTTCTTGGCAGAACACCTGAATCTATCCTAGAAAATTCAACTCTAATGTCACCTAAAAGAAAGACACCACTTTCCCACAGCAAGGTAAAGAGGGTACAGTTGAGTGAAAATGCTCCTCACAGTAGCCCCACGGAGGAATCTCAAGAG CTAGAATGCTCTATAAGACATATGTGCATCTCAG GGAATGGGACAAACGAAATTCGGGGCGCTCATATGCTTTGTTCGCTGCTTCAATCTGTAGTTCGCATGAAGATCTCAGTAAATGATGAAACAGAAATATTTTCGATTTCAGTCTCTCATGAAGCTAGTG GTTACAGTTTCACCCTCACTTGGTTAGAAAAATCTGATGAATGGTCCTATAAGCTCTCCTCGTTGGGCACCCTGGAAAGGATATCTGCTGATTGGATGAGGCAAGACATAAGATTCAGCATGAATATGTGCCGTATGTTCTTTGAGCAGATATCAAGCATCATATCAAAAGGATGA
- the LOC136449815 gene encoding ubiquitin-conjugating enzyme E2 20-like, whose product MARGENQESQTGNVPATSAEAPGAKPASAGAGKGAEGQSVVRRLQSELMALMMGGDPGVSAFPEGDNMLHWVGTIAGSAGTAYEGTSYRLALAFTAEYLYKPPKVRFDTPCFHPNVDVHGNICLDILQDKWSSAYDVRTILLSIQSLLGEPNNESPLNTQAAALWANREEFRKMVEKLYKPAA is encoded by the exons ATGGCCCGGGGAGAGAACCAGGAGTCGCAGACCGGGAACGTGCCCGCCACATCCGCTGAGGCGCCGGGTGCGAAGCCGGCGTCGGCGGGGGCCGGGAAGGGCGCGGAGGGCCAGTCGGTGGTGCGGCGGCTGCAGTCGGAGCTGATGGCGCTGATGATGGGCGGCGACCCGGGCGTGTCGGCGTTCCCGGAGGGGGACAACATGCTCCACTGGGTGGGCACCATCGCGGGCTCCGCCGGGACGGCCTACGAGGGCACCTCCTACCGCCTTGCGCTGGCCTTCACCGCCGAGTACCTGTACAAGCCGCCCAAGGTGCGGTTCGACACCCCCTGCTTCCACCCCAACGTCGACGTGCACGGCAACATCTGTCTCGACATCCTCCAGGACAAGTGGTCCTCCGCCTACGACGTGCGCACCATCCTCCTCTCCATCCAGAGCCTGCTCGGAG AGCCAAACAACGAATCGCCGCTCAACACGCAGGCCGCGGCGCTCTGGGCGAACCGGGAAG AGTTCAGGAAGATGGTGGAGAAGCTCTACAAGCCCGCCgcgtag